A region of Kribbella sp. NBC_01245 DNA encodes the following proteins:
- a CDS encoding sulfurtransferase, whose protein sequence is MSRESALVSADWVEEHKSDENVVLIEVDEDVSAYDGGHIAGAIKLDWKDDLQDPVRRDFVNQDQFEALLSERGVGNDDIVVLYGGNNNWFAAYAYWYFKLYGHGDVRLLDGGRKRWELDSRELTDETVKREATQYKAKEPDLNIRAFRDEVLDAINVKNLVDVRSPDEYAGRLLAPAHLPQEQAQRAGHIPTAVSIPWSKAANDDGTFRADDELKTLYADAGVDFGKDTIAYCRIGERSAHTWFVLHEILGQENVKNYDGSWTEWGSLVGVPVALGDEPGQA, encoded by the coding sequence ATGAGCAGGGAATCAGCGCTCGTCTCGGCCGACTGGGTCGAGGAGCACAAGTCCGACGAGAACGTCGTCCTGATCGAGGTCGACGAGGACGTCTCGGCGTACGACGGCGGCCACATCGCCGGCGCCATCAAACTGGACTGGAAGGACGACCTCCAGGACCCGGTTCGCCGCGACTTCGTGAACCAGGACCAGTTCGAGGCACTGCTCTCCGAGCGTGGCGTGGGCAACGACGACATCGTCGTGCTGTACGGCGGCAACAACAACTGGTTCGCGGCCTACGCCTACTGGTACTTCAAGCTGTACGGCCACGGTGACGTGCGTCTGCTCGACGGCGGTCGCAAGCGCTGGGAGCTGGACAGCCGCGAGCTGACCGACGAGACGGTCAAGCGCGAGGCCACCCAGTACAAGGCGAAGGAGCCGGACCTCAACATCCGCGCCTTCCGCGACGAGGTCCTCGACGCGATCAACGTGAAGAACCTGGTCGACGTCCGCAGCCCCGACGAGTACGCCGGCCGGCTGCTCGCCCCGGCCCACCTGCCTCAGGAGCAGGCCCAGCGTGCGGGTCACATCCCGACCGCGGTCAGCATCCCGTGGAGCAAGGCGGCCAACGACGACGGCACCTTCCGCGCCGACGACGAGCTGAAGACGCTGTACGCCGACGCGGGCGTGGACTTCGGCAAGGACACGATCGCGTACTGCCGGATCGGTGAGCGCTCGGCGCACACCTGGTTCGTGCTGCACGAGATCCTGGGCCAGGAGAACGTCAAGAACTACGACGGTTCCTGGACCGAATGGGGCTCGCTGGTCGGCGTACCGGTAGCCCTCGGCGACGAGCCCGGGCAGGCCTGA
- a CDS encoding fructosamine kinase family protein — MHPLQHPAVIREVERTASTHLGFPWHATGFTNLDDLASHPCGLFSGTALTVFAKLGDHDHFTAELQGLSLLRPSVRVPTPVATGIAQTDSGTLLLLEAEAAQEARTDDHWRSIGTTLATLHDVQAEHFGNTFDGFFGPLPQDNRPVTTNTWPDFYAERRLTPRLRSAVDSGHLPPDLAKKIEALIHRLPTLCGPEPTPSLLHGDAQQNNWLTTPTGAVLIDTAPYFGHPEIDLALLDYFEPVPAAAFEAYKEIRPIDPGFAERRELWRLYGYLAVVTVDGDSAFGRPFLAKVAEAIDAYR, encoded by the coding sequence ATGCATCCGCTGCAGCACCCGGCCGTGATCCGCGAGGTCGAACGCACCGCCTCGACCCACCTCGGTTTCCCCTGGCACGCAACGGGTTTCACCAACCTCGACGACCTGGCCTCACACCCCTGCGGCCTGTTCTCCGGCACCGCCCTGACAGTCTTCGCAAAACTCGGCGACCACGACCACTTCACCGCCGAACTGCAAGGCCTCTCGCTCCTGCGACCCTCGGTCCGCGTCCCGACCCCAGTCGCAACCGGCATCGCCCAAACCGACTCCGGGACGTTGCTCCTGCTCGAGGCCGAGGCGGCCCAGGAAGCCCGTACGGACGACCACTGGCGTTCGATTGGGACGACCCTCGCCACGCTGCACGACGTACAAGCTGAGCATTTCGGCAACACCTTCGACGGCTTCTTCGGCCCACTCCCGCAAGACAATCGCCCAGTCACCACCAACACCTGGCCCGACTTCTACGCCGAACGACGACTCACACCCCGACTGCGCTCGGCCGTCGACAGCGGCCATCTCCCGCCGGACCTGGCAAAGAAAATCGAAGCCCTGATCCACCGCCTGCCGACCCTCTGCGGCCCGGAGCCAACGCCCTCGCTCCTCCACGGCGATGCCCAGCAGAACAACTGGCTCACCACGCCAACCGGCGCCGTCCTCATCGACACAGCGCCGTACTTCGGCCATCCCGAGATCGACCTCGCCCTGCTCGACTACTTCGAGCCCGTCCCGGCCGCGGCGTTCGAGGCATACAAGGAGATCCGGCCGATCGACCCAGGTTTCGCGGAACGACGGGAACTCTGGCGCCTCTACGGCTACCTGGCCGTCGTCACGGTCGACGGCGATTCCGCCTTCGGCCGCCCATTCCTGGCCAAAGTCGCCGAAGCCATCGACGCCTATCGCTGA
- a CDS encoding DUF4395 domain-containing protein: MSSQSTDQQAQVDQRREAQVDPRGLRFAAAVTTLVLALTLILNNPWPLAVQAGVFAIAVAFGVQASPYGLIFKRLVRPRLGPPKELESAVPPRFAQLVGLVFAVIGLAGYFSGAVVLGVVATGFALVAAFVNAAVGLCLGCEAYLLIQRIRAPHSTHATTT, from the coding sequence ATGTCCAGTCAGTCGACTGACCAGCAGGCACAGGTCGATCAGCGCCGAGAGGCACAGGTCGATCCACGCGGACTGCGGTTCGCCGCGGCCGTGACGACCCTGGTGCTGGCGCTGACCCTGATCCTGAACAACCCCTGGCCGCTCGCGGTGCAGGCCGGGGTGTTCGCGATCGCGGTCGCGTTCGGCGTACAGGCGTCGCCGTACGGCCTGATCTTCAAGCGTCTCGTCCGGCCCCGGCTGGGTCCGCCGAAGGAGCTGGAGTCCGCGGTACCGCCGCGGTTCGCCCAGCTCGTCGGTCTGGTCTTCGCCGTCATCGGGCTGGCGGGTTATTTCAGCGGCGCCGTCGTACTCGGCGTCGTCGCTACCGGTTTCGCCCTCGTCGCCGCGTTCGTCAACGCAGCGGTTGGGCTGTGCCTCGGCTGCGAGGCATACCTGCTGATCCAACGGATCCGCGCGCCGCATTCCACCCACGCAACCACCACCTGA
- a CDS encoding TlpA family protein disulfide reductase — translation MTLGISVLIVAVVLGGLLSLLKARYDGRFRGSRAIRRDVHRREQNHQNAQNHQNGQNHQTEQEPSVPQEQSVDRLTEADIDGQLGERATLLQFSSAFCAPCRATRRTLTEVAEMVDGVRHVELDAESHLDLVRRLDIMRTPTTLVLDRAGAIVTRASGQPRKPDVIAALATAVDRQTS, via the coding sequence GTGACCCTCGGTATCAGCGTGCTCATCGTGGCGGTCGTCCTCGGCGGCCTGCTGAGCCTGCTCAAAGCCCGGTACGACGGGCGTTTCCGGGGCAGCCGCGCGATCCGGCGAGACGTCCACCGCCGCGAGCAGAACCATCAGAACGCGCAGAACCATCAGAACGGGCAAAACCACCAGACCGAGCAGGAACCAAGCGTGCCCCAAGAGCAATCCGTCGACCGTCTGACCGAGGCGGATATCGACGGCCAACTAGGCGAGAGGGCCACGCTGCTCCAGTTCTCCTCGGCTTTCTGCGCCCCTTGCCGCGCCACCCGCCGGACCCTGACCGAGGTCGCCGAGATGGTCGATGGCGTGCGCCACGTCGAGCTCGACGCCGAGTCCCACCTGGACCTGGTCCGCCGCCTCGACATCATGCGTACGCCGACGACGCTGGTCCTCGACCGGGCCGGCGCGATCGTTACCCGCGCCAGCGGCCAGCCGCGCAAACCCGACGTCATCGCCGCTCTGGCCACCGCCGTCGACCGCCAAACCAGCTAG
- the arfB gene encoding alternative ribosome rescue aminoacyl-tRNA hydrolase ArfB yields the protein MDDGLAVRGGIVVPEAELNWRFSRSSGPGGQSVNTTDSRVELSFDVANTTALTPMLKDRALERLESRLVGGVITIAASEQRSQWRNREAARTRLAALLREAIAAPPRKRRPTKPSKGAIRRRVEAKQRRSETKRLRGRPTD from the coding sequence ATGGATGACGGCCTGGCGGTGCGCGGCGGGATCGTCGTACCCGAAGCCGAGTTGAACTGGCGGTTCTCGCGTTCGAGTGGTCCCGGCGGCCAATCCGTGAACACCACCGACAGCCGGGTCGAGCTCAGTTTCGACGTCGCGAACACGACCGCACTGACCCCCATGCTGAAGGACCGCGCGCTCGAGCGGCTCGAGTCGCGCCTGGTCGGCGGGGTGATCACCATCGCCGCCTCCGAGCAGCGTTCGCAATGGCGCAACCGCGAGGCCGCGCGGACCAGGCTGGCGGCACTACTCCGCGAGGCGATCGCCGCGCCGCCCAGGAAACGGCGGCCGACCAAGCCGAGCAAGGGCGCGATCCGCCGCCGGGTCGAGGCCAAACAACGCCGCAGCGAGACCAAACGCCTCCGCGGCCGCCCGACCGACTAA